One Myotis daubentonii chromosome 3, mMyoDau2.1, whole genome shotgun sequence genomic window carries:
- the LOC132229676 gene encoding NADH dehydrogenase [ubiquinone] flavoprotein 3, mitochondrial-like has protein sequence MADAIFVQWSQLRQGPAGALKTMLLEGQVFPGLASTAFLSAESEKSDKGLPSNSRKSEPAQSAAPPTAPAEPFDTTTYKNLQHHDCTVYTFLDVNLDLSKQRLLQPSSGTESPHH, from the exons AGCCAGCTGCGGCAAGGGCCAGCAGGTGCGCTGAAGACTATGCTTCTAGAAGGACAAGTGTTTCCAGGACTTGCGTCTACGGCTTTTCTCTCAGCAGAATCAGAAAAGAGTGACAAGGGACTGCCATCGAATTCAAGAAA AAGTGAGCCCGCACAATCCGCTGCACCACCCACCGCTCCTGCAGAGCCTTTTGACACCACCACCTACAAGAATCTCCAGCATCATGACTGCACCGTGTACACCTTCTTAGATGTGAACCTGGACCTCTCAAAACAGAGGTTGCTTCAGCCCTCTTCTGGCACAGAGTCACCTCACCACTGA